One genomic window of Trichlorobacter lovleyi includes the following:
- the mutS gene encoding DNA mismatch repair protein MutS, producing the protein MSSALQTPMMRQYLEIKAQHPESILFFRMGDFYEMFLDDALIASRILDITLTSRNKNSADEIPFCGVPFHSAQPYIARLVEAGYRVAVCEQIEDPKQTKGIVKRDVVKVVTPALVTESESLVPDENSFLLALCSSGQRWGCAWLDLSTGEFRTANSDNLAGAATLLASITPRELLLPDQLRRELPPELALVAGDRPRAAVADWVLDKDYSAKLICSQFGVASPEMLGLTAADLSEALLATGMVLHYLQENRHATLPHLRDLTIVRQNDHLALDPATRRNLELTATMTDNKKNGSLLGCLDRTATAMGARTLKQWLSYPLVQVAPIRRRLEAVEELKENPALQERLREQLKGVHDLERLNGRVSMAGAGGRDLRSLHDSLEQVPQIRLALTEATAPLLRDLTEELDPLQDIRSLINQAIASAPPFSLREGGIIADGYHAELDELRAISREGKGYIARMEAQERDRTGISSLKIRYNKVFGYYIEVTKSNLSSVPDNYIRRQTIATGERYITEELKSYEEKVLGAEDRICELEYTLFQEVRERTAAQGGRISRTAAALATLDVLASLALVAQERDYCKPVVDDGDTLEIIEGRHPVVEAMNLGERFVPNDTRLDQEQHQLLMITGPNMAGKSTYMRQVALITLMAQVGSFVPASRATIGIADQIFTRVGAGDNLARGQSTFMVEMMETAHILRSATTKSLVVLDEIGRGTSTFDGLSIAWAVAEYLHDTGRCKARTLFATHYHELADLAATREGITNLTVAVKEWNDQVIFLRTIIPGAASHSYGIQVARLAGMPVDVIERAREVLKTLEEGEFEQGAPRLSKSSIAPPKKETRQYSLFEPQGDLLRERLKKLNTNTLTPLEALNLLDELKRMA; encoded by the coding sequence ATGAGTTCAGCCCTTCAGACCCCCATGATGCGACAATACCTTGAAATCAAGGCCCAGCATCCTGAAAGCATCCTGTTCTTCCGCATGGGAGACTTCTACGAGATGTTTCTGGATGATGCCCTGATCGCTTCCCGCATTCTGGATATTACCCTTACCTCCCGCAACAAGAATAGTGCCGATGAGATTCCGTTCTGCGGTGTGCCGTTTCACTCGGCCCAGCCCTATATCGCCCGGCTGGTGGAGGCGGGCTACCGGGTGGCGGTCTGCGAACAGATCGAAGACCCCAAACAGACCAAAGGGATTGTCAAACGGGATGTGGTCAAGGTGGTCACGCCGGCCCTGGTGACTGAAAGCGAGTCGCTGGTACCTGACGAAAACTCGTTCCTGCTGGCCCTCTGCAGCAGCGGTCAGCGCTGGGGTTGCGCCTGGCTCGATCTCTCCACCGGCGAATTCCGCACCGCCAACAGCGACAACCTGGCCGGAGCCGCAACCCTGCTGGCATCCATCACCCCCCGTGAGCTGCTGCTGCCGGACCAGCTGCGCCGTGAGCTGCCGCCGGAACTGGCCCTGGTGGCCGGAGACCGCCCCCGGGCCGCGGTGGCAGACTGGGTGCTGGACAAGGATTACAGCGCCAAACTGATTTGCAGCCAGTTCGGGGTGGCCTCGCCGGAGATGCTGGGGCTGACCGCCGCTGACCTGTCAGAGGCGCTCCTGGCAACCGGTATGGTGTTGCATTACCTGCAGGAAAACCGCCATGCCACGCTGCCCCACCTGCGGGATCTGACCATTGTACGTCAGAATGACCATCTGGCCCTTGACCCGGCCACCCGTCGCAACCTTGAGCTGACCGCCACCATGACCGACAACAAGAAGAACGGGTCGCTGCTGGGCTGTCTGGATCGCACAGCCACCGCCATGGGGGCCCGCACCCTCAAACAGTGGCTCTCCTACCCGCTGGTTCAGGTGGCACCGATCAGGCGGCGTCTTGAGGCGGTGGAGGAGCTGAAAGAGAACCCGGCGCTGCAGGAGCGGTTGCGGGAACAGCTGAAAGGGGTACATGACCTGGAACGCCTGAACGGCCGGGTCAGCATGGCCGGTGCCGGTGGCCGCGACCTGCGCTCACTGCATGACTCGCTGGAGCAGGTACCGCAGATCAGGCTGGCGCTAACGGAGGCCACTGCCCCGCTGTTGCGGGATCTGACCGAAGAGCTGGACCCGCTGCAGGATATACGCAGCCTGATCAATCAGGCCATTGCCTCGGCCCCCCCCTTTTCGTTGCGGGAAGGCGGCATCATCGCCGATGGTTACCATGCCGAACTGGACGAACTGCGCGCCATCAGCCGTGAAGGCAAGGGCTACATCGCCCGGATGGAGGCCCAGGAACGCGACCGGACCGGGATCAGTTCACTGAAGATCCGTTACAACAAGGTATTCGGCTACTACATCGAGGTAACCAAATCCAACCTCTCCAGCGTGCCGGACAACTACATCCGCCGCCAGACCATCGCCACCGGTGAGCGTTACATCACCGAAGAGCTGAAGAGCTACGAGGAAAAGGTACTGGGAGCCGAGGACCGGATCTGCGAACTGGAATACACCCTGTTCCAGGAGGTACGGGAACGGACCGCCGCCCAGGGGGGCAGGATCAGCCGTACCGCTGCGGCCCTGGCGACCCTCGATGTCCTGGCCTCCCTGGCTCTGGTGGCCCAGGAACGGGATTACTGCAAGCCGGTGGTGGATGACGGTGACACCCTCGAAATCATTGAGGGGCGCCATCCGGTGGTGGAGGCGATGAACCTGGGAGAACGTTTTGTCCCCAACGACACCCGCCTGGACCAAGAGCAACACCAGCTGCTGATGATCACCGGCCCCAATATGGCCGGTAAATCCACCTACATGCGCCAGGTGGCCCTGATTACCCTGATGGCCCAGGTCGGCTCCTTTGTACCGGCCAGCAGAGCGACCATCGGCATTGCCGACCAGATCTTCACCCGGGTCGGCGCCGGTGACAATCTTGCCCGCGGACAGTCTACCTTCATGGTTGAGATGATGGAGACCGCCCATATCCTGCGCAGCGCCACCACCAAAAGCCTGGTGGTGCTGGATGAGATCGGCCGCGGCACCTCCACCTTTGACGGCCTCTCGATCGCCTGGGCCGTGGCGGAATACCTGCATGACACCGGACGTTGCAAGGCCCGCACCCTGTTTGCCACCCACTACCACGAACTGGCCGATCTGGCCGCCACCCGTGAAGGGATCACCAACCTGACCGTGGCGGTCAAGGAGTGGAACGATCAGGTGATTTTCCTGCGCACCATCATTCCCGGTGCCGCCTCCCACTCCTACGGCATCCAGGTGGCCCGCCTGGCCGGCATGCCGGTTGATGTGATCGAACGGGCCCGCGAGGTCTTGAAAACGCTGGAAGAAGGCGAGTTCGAGCAGGGGGCGCCACGTCTCTCCAAGAGCAGCATCGCACCGCCCAAAAAGGAAACCAGACAGTATTCACTGTTTGAACCGCAGGGGGATCTGCTGCGTGAACGGTTGAAAAAACTGAACACCAATACTCTAACACCGCTTGAGGCATTGAATTTGTTGGATGAGTTAAAGCGGATGGCATGA
- a CDS encoding Rdx family protein, with amino-acid sequence MAAGLAAELEKNLDGVTVEIERGPKQSELAVLVDGEQIFSRLEQMRYPTAPELIAACRSRQ; translated from the coding sequence CTGGCGGCAGGTCTTGCCGCTGAACTTGAGAAAAATCTGGACGGCGTAACGGTAGAGATTGAACGTGGTCCCAAACAGAGTGAACTGGCGGTGCTGGTGGATGGTGAGCAGATCTTCTCCCGGCTGGAGCAGATGCGCTACCCAACGGCACCTGAGCTGATAGCGGCCTGCCGCAGCCGTCAGTAA
- a CDS encoding 4Fe-4S dicluster domain-containing protein, which produces MPDKSERQKQTGSRDDLQIEPSRCLRIRFSDSSCERCRAICPAAALSLEEGLAISHDQCSGCLLCTTVCPSGAVEQQADFQTIIPQLRKVPEPVLGCCRTREQAHAWLPCLGGLAEEHLLALCRSLSGTLTLNLAHCNDCPNNSMLAVLKERLQRITASGLTTGGCELVTATAQTELQYQPESVDRRSFFRSFRNSLFQAAAEVVQSNARPVERNSSYGDKRLPQRRELLNRTRRSLPEEIQAAAQQFDHNLSFNTACSACQGCAAICPTGALVITDQEEHPAFLQERCTGCGLCVEFCLDQAISL; this is translated from the coding sequence ATGCCTGACAAATCAGAACGACAAAAACAGACAGGCAGCCGGGATGATCTGCAGATCGAGCCATCCCGCTGCCTGCGAATACGCTTCAGCGACAGCAGCTGCGAGCGTTGCCGCGCCATCTGCCCTGCCGCAGCCCTGTCACTGGAAGAAGGGCTTGCCATCAGCCATGATCAGTGTAGCGGCTGCCTACTCTGCACCACCGTCTGCCCCTCCGGCGCAGTTGAACAGCAGGCTGACTTTCAGACCATCATCCCGCAACTCAGAAAAGTACCAGAGCCGGTTCTGGGCTGCTGCCGCACCAGAGAACAGGCACATGCCTGGCTACCCTGTCTGGGAGGACTTGCCGAAGAACACCTGCTGGCACTGTGCCGCAGCTTAAGCGGCACCCTGACCCTGAATCTGGCTCACTGCAATGACTGTCCCAACAACAGCATGTTGGCGGTGCTGAAGGAACGGCTGCAGCGGATAACGGCCAGCGGGCTGACCACAGGTGGCTGCGAGCTTGTCACGGCAACGGCTCAGACAGAACTGCAGTACCAGCCTGAAAGCGTTGACCGTCGCAGCTTCTTCAGGTCCTTCCGCAACTCGCTGTTTCAGGCCGCCGCGGAAGTCGTGCAGTCCAACGCAAGGCCGGTGGAACGCAACAGCAGTTATGGAGACAAACGGCTGCCCCAAAGAAGGGAACTGCTGAACCGGACACGCCGCTCATTACCAGAAGAGATCCAGGCGGCAGCACAACAGTTTGATCACAACCTCAGCTTCAACACCGCCTGCAGCGCCTGTCAGGGCTGTGCAGCCATCTGTCCCACCGGTGCTTTGGTGATCACCGATCAGGAAGAGCACCCGGCGTTTCTGCAGGAACGCTGCACCGGCTGCGGGCTCTGCGTAGAGTTCTGCCTGGATCAGGCAATCAGCTTGTAG
- a CDS encoding TorD/DmsD family molecular chaperone, whose protein sequence is MPEQTATTGREDSYRLLAACYYSPNQALFEENCCTSLAGLLSDMAPDAAASAAEAAELLHKIRLDELLVEHARLFMGPFKLVAPPYGSVWLDQHKSVMGDSTAKVAAFYHANGLHLADDFHELPDHFAVELEFMSYLAFRQREAAAAGVPREADRLRDLQREFLGTFLLPWFEPFTDAIIDDAEAPFYQALARCTAAFIRADARSLNAAAHA, encoded by the coding sequence ATGCCGGAACAAACCGCCACCACCGGCCGCGAAGACAGCTATCGGCTGCTGGCAGCCTGTTACTACTCCCCCAACCAGGCCCTGTTTGAAGAAAACTGTTGCACTTCCCTGGCCGGCCTGTTGTCGGACATGGCGCCAGATGCAGCAGCTTCTGCCGCAGAAGCCGCTGAACTCTTACACAAAATCCGTCTTGATGAGCTGCTGGTGGAACATGCCCGCCTTTTTATGGGACCGTTTAAACTGGTAGCCCCACCCTATGGATCAGTCTGGCTGGATCAGCACAAGTCCGTGATGGGGGATTCCACGGCAAAGGTGGCTGCCTTCTACCACGCCAACGGCCTGCATCTGGCCGATGACTTCCATGAGCTGCCGGATCACTTTGCCGTTGAGCTGGAGTTCATGTCGTACCTGGCCTTCAGGCAGCGGGAAGCCGCTGCTGCCGGAGTCCCCCGGGAGGCTGACCGGCTGCGAGACCTGCAACGTGAATTCCTGGGCACCTTCCTGCTACCCTGGTTTGAGCCGTTTACCGATGCGATCATTGACGATGCTGAGGCCCCGTTTTATCAGGCGCTTGCCCGCTGCACAGCTGCTTTCATCCGTGCCGATGCCCGTAGCCTGAATGCAGCCGCCCATGCCTGA
- a CDS encoding 4Fe-4S dicluster domain-containing protein codes for MAKQYGMVIDLQKCVGCGACALGCKTENNTQARTNGQTFNWADFIYKEEGKFPKVSFSAIPVLCNHCSDAPCVKACPVKPKAMFKTPDGITMHNDERCIGCRRCQKACPYSAMDASKEKAEYSVISANSGTEAPHKASRDTTELIRGCTASGAETAKAAGDVIPNHNKYSHPDYASIRKQGVVEKCIFCAHRVAKGEQPTCVTVCPSGARVFGDLNDASSEPAKLLKKYKAVRLKEEKKTRPNVAYIRSFKTTVRI; via the coding sequence ATGGCAAAACAATACGGAATGGTCATTGACCTGCAAAAATGTGTCGGCTGCGGCGCCTGCGCCCTGGGCTGCAAGACCGAGAACAACACCCAGGCCCGCACAAACGGCCAGACCTTTAACTGGGCCGACTTCATCTACAAAGAAGAGGGGAAATTTCCCAAGGTTAGCTTTTCAGCGATTCCGGTGCTCTGCAACCACTGCAGTGACGCTCCCTGCGTCAAGGCCTGCCCGGTGAAACCCAAGGCGATGTTCAAGACGCCGGACGGCATCACCATGCATAATGATGAACGCTGCATCGGCTGCCGCCGCTGCCAGAAGGCCTGCCCCTACAGTGCCATGGATGCGTCAAAGGAAAAGGCCGAGTATTCGGTGATCAGCGCCAACAGTGGCACCGAGGCCCCGCACAAGGCCTCCCGTGACACCACCGAACTGATCAGGGGCTGCACCGCCTCCGGTGCGGAGACGGCCAAGGCTGCCGGCGATGTCATCCCCAACCACAACAAGTACAGCCACCCCGATTACGCCAGCATCCGCAAGCAGGGTGTGGTTGAAAAGTGTATCTTCTGTGCCCACCGTGTGGCAAAGGGTGAGCAGCCCACCTGTGTAACGGTCTGTCCCTCCGGGGCGCGTGTCTTCGGCGACCTGAACGACGCCTCATCAGAACCGGCAAAGCTGCTCAAGAAATACAAGGCGGTACGCCTGAAGGAAGAGAAAAAGACCAGGCCCAATGTGGCCTATATCCGTTCCTTCAAAACAACGGTAAGGATCTGA
- a CDS encoding molybdopterin-dependent oxidoreductase — MEIKRRDFLKISAAAGAVAAVGLPKLNAFAAGHDAKAGEAPKGEWLPSTCQGCTAWCPVEFYVQEGRIVKVRGNQLSKANNGYCCPRGHLMIQQTYDPDRIKVPMKRTNPQKGKGIDPKFVPISWDEALELMADKMIELRKTGHPEKLVYMRGRYSPTSTDLLYGTLPKIYGTGNYFSHSALCAEAEKMGPGYTQGFFGYRDYDMAKTKCLVAWGCDPLSSNRQVPNAINKLGDIFDRGAVIVVDPRLSSIAAKANEWLPIKPGEDGALASAIAHQLLTEGLWSKEFVGDFKDGQNLFKAGATVDEAAFAEKQTHGIVKYWNIELKDKTPAWAAKKTLIPAEQIITVARTMGKAGSRCAVWMGPGVAMTPRGTYASMAVYALNGILGSIETEGGVFQSSSSPTTKFPAPDKFVDELAKHQGHGKKLDGRGAKDMPAIMGGFDSKKDKDGKVTESAKANVVTNAVADGILKDPAACQIFISTWSNFNFSATGAQRWDKALAKVPFFVHMVTNASEMTQFADLVLPATFAPTEKLTIVTNMANLHGHVSIQQPVTKPLWNVKAEETEVMWLLAEKLKAKGFANLYDYYASFEDPETGKKPANAAQFCEIAAKISSSKVWDGKEKLKGDKLSSWAEFKQKGIYNTETYAYKKNWGKFKTVTHKFEFYSETLKKTLTLFAAKHKTSIDDVLKSSGYEAQGELVFVPHYESPKRHGSEKEYPFTFIDHKSRLNREGRSANTVWYQEFKKVDPGDKSWDDVAKINPLDAKKLGIKDGDTIRLTSTSGSITCKARLWEGVRQGTVAKCYGQGHWAYGRVAAKEYGKTPRGGNNNELMPSDFDRLSGATARNGGFTGVKIEKA; from the coding sequence ATGGAGATCAAACGCAGAGATTTTCTCAAGATTAGCGCCGCAGCCGGTGCTGTCGCCGCTGTCGGACTGCCGAAGCTGAATGCCTTTGCCGCGGGTCATGATGCCAAGGCAGGCGAAGCCCCCAAGGGTGAGTGGCTGCCCTCCACCTGCCAGGGTTGCACCGCCTGGTGTCCGGTTGAGTTCTATGTCCAGGAAGGCCGTATCGTCAAGGTGCGCGGCAACCAGCTTTCCAAGGCCAACAACGGCTACTGCTGCCCCCGTGGTCACCTGATGATCCAGCAGACCTACGATCCGGACCGGATCAAGGTGCCGATGAAGCGGACCAACCCGCAAAAAGGCAAGGGGATCGACCCCAAGTTCGTGCCGATCTCATGGGATGAGGCGCTGGAGCTGATGGCCGACAAGATGATTGAGCTGCGTAAGACCGGTCATCCCGAAAAGCTGGTCTACATGCGCGGCCGCTACTCCCCAACCTCCACCGATCTGCTGTACGGCACCCTGCCCAAGATTTACGGAACCGGCAACTACTTCTCCCATAGCGCCCTCTGTGCCGAGGCCGAGAAGATGGGGCCGGGCTACACCCAGGGCTTCTTCGGCTACCGTGACTACGACATGGCCAAGACCAAATGCCTGGTGGCCTGGGGCTGTGATCCGCTCTCCTCCAACCGCCAGGTGCCCAACGCCATCAACAAGCTGGGCGACATCTTTGACCGGGGGGCCGTCATTGTCGTTGACCCCCGCCTCTCCTCAATTGCCGCCAAGGCCAATGAGTGGCTGCCGATCAAACCGGGCGAAGACGGCGCATTGGCATCTGCCATTGCCCATCAGCTTTTGACGGAAGGTCTCTGGAGCAAAGAGTTTGTGGGTGATTTCAAGGATGGCCAAAACCTGTTCAAGGCCGGAGCAACGGTCGATGAAGCGGCCTTTGCCGAGAAACAGACCCACGGGATCGTCAAGTACTGGAACATTGAACTGAAGGACAAGACACCGGCCTGGGCTGCCAAAAAGACCCTGATCCCGGCTGAGCAGATCATCACGGTTGCCCGAACCATGGGCAAGGCCGGATCACGCTGTGCCGTCTGGATGGGGCCCGGTGTGGCCATGACCCCGCGGGGCACCTACGCCTCAATGGCGGTCTATGCCTTAAACGGCATCCTCGGATCAATCGAGACCGAAGGCGGGGTATTCCAGTCTTCCAGCTCGCCGACCACCAAGTTCCCGGCGCCTGACAAGTTTGTTGATGAACTGGCCAAACATCAAGGCCACGGCAAAAAGTTGGATGGACGTGGAGCCAAGGATATGCCGGCCATCATGGGCGGCTTTGATTCCAAGAAGGACAAGGACGGCAAGGTAACTGAAAGCGCCAAGGCCAACGTGGTCACCAATGCCGTGGCAGATGGAATCCTGAAAGATCCGGCCGCCTGCCAGATCTTCATCAGCACCTGGTCCAACTTCAACTTCTCCGCCACCGGCGCCCAGCGCTGGGACAAGGCCCTGGCCAAGGTGCCGTTCTTTGTGCATATGGTCACCAACGCCTCGGAGATGACCCAGTTTGCCGATCTGGTGCTGCCGGCCACCTTTGCCCCCACTGAAAAGCTGACTATCGTTACCAACATGGCCAACCTGCACGGCCATGTCTCCATCCAGCAGCCGGTCACCAAACCGCTCTGGAACGTCAAGGCCGAAGAGACCGAGGTGATGTGGCTTTTGGCCGAAAAGCTCAAGGCCAAGGGCTTTGCCAACCTGTACGACTACTATGCCTCCTTTGAAGACCCCGAGACCGGCAAGAAACCGGCCAATGCTGCCCAGTTCTGTGAGATCGCCGCCAAGATCAGCAGCTCGAAGGTCTGGGACGGCAAGGAGAAGCTGAAGGGCGATAAACTCAGCAGCTGGGCCGAGTTCAAGCAAAAGGGGATCTACAACACCGAGACCTATGCCTACAAAAAGAACTGGGGCAAGTTCAAGACCGTTACTCACAAGTTCGAGTTTTACAGCGAGACCCTGAAAAAGACCCTGACCCTGTTCGCAGCCAAGCACAAGACCAGTATTGATGACGTACTCAAGTCCAGCGGCTATGAGGCCCAGGGCGAACTGGTCTTTGTGCCGCACTATGAGTCACCCAAGCGGCACGGCAGTGAAAAAGAGTATCCCTTCACCTTTATTGACCACAAATCACGTCTCAACCGTGAAGGCCGCTCCGCCAACACGGTCTGGTACCAGGAGTTCAAGAAGGTTGATCCGGGTGACAAGAGCTGGGATGACGTGGCCAAGATCAACCCGCTGGATGCCAAAAAGCTGGGGATCAAGGATGGCGACACCATCCGTCTGACCTCCACCAGCGGCTCAATCACCTGCAAGGCCCGTCTCTGGGAGGGTGTGCGCCAGGGCACGGTGGCCAAGTGCTATGGCCAGGGCCACTGGGCCTATGGCCGTGTGGCTGCCAAGGAGTACGGCAAGACCCCCAGGGGTGGCAACAACAATGAACTGATGCCGTCAGATTTTGATCGTCTGAGCGGAGCAACGGCACGTAACGGCGGTTTCACCGGCGTCAAGATCGAGAAGGCTTAG
- a CDS encoding sigma-54-dependent transcriptional regulator, whose translation MNSFKLLLVEDDPLLGEALFEALRGKGFKVRLAKSGAEALAAASDESFDLLLQDVRLPDVDGLDLLADLLQMQPTVHALVMTGQATVEMAVRAMKLGAFDFITKPFSVDVLLLKLERLLEYRGLEKQLEALSEDTATTRTIITRSPAMRTILDTMTIVAASEVALLLQGETGTGRRLLAETIHSMSSRKDKPFIRVNCLALPTQLIEAELFGVEKGALPGADRARAGLLEKASGGTLFLEEIAELPLNIQAGLVKRLEEQSTTRIGGSSHHPLDIRLICATRHDLKLLAAEGRFRRDLLYRINIVTLPIPPLRERREDIPLLASHFVERFAPTREQQIRLTPGLLDALLLRPWSGNLQELSNLIEQLTVLYPGQRIREHQLPPLEDAPLHIGSQFEKIQVGIPLRDAVADFERRYILRVLESLGGQKGRAAEVLGISRKVLWEKLKRQEPEQSEDTAKSACYDIVTDS comes from the coding sequence ATGAACTCCTTTAAACTCCTGCTTGTTGAAGATGACCCCTTGCTGGGTGAAGCCCTGTTTGAGGCCTTGCGAGGCAAAGGGTTCAAGGTGCGGCTGGCAAAGAGCGGCGCCGAGGCTCTGGCTGCGGCCAGTGACGAATCCTTTGACCTGCTGTTGCAGGATGTCAGGCTGCCCGATGTTGACGGTCTTGACCTGCTGGCTGATCTGCTGCAGATGCAACCCACCGTACACGCCCTGGTCATGACCGGTCAGGCCACCGTTGAAATGGCAGTGCGGGCAATGAAACTGGGAGCCTTTGATTTTATTACCAAACCGTTCTCCGTGGACGTCCTGCTGCTGAAGCTCGAGCGCCTGTTGGAGTACCGGGGGCTGGAAAAACAGCTGGAGGCGTTGTCTGAGGACACCGCAACCACCAGGACCATCATTACCCGCTCACCGGCCATGCGTACCATACTGGACACCATGACCATTGTTGCCGCCAGCGAGGTGGCGCTGCTGCTGCAGGGAGAAACCGGCACCGGCAGAAGGCTTTTGGCAGAAACCATCCACAGCATGAGCAGCAGAAAGGATAAACCGTTTATCAGGGTAAACTGCCTGGCGCTGCCGACCCAGCTGATTGAGGCAGAGCTGTTCGGTGTTGAAAAAGGTGCCCTGCCGGGTGCCGACCGGGCCAGGGCCGGGTTGCTGGAAAAGGCGTCCGGGGGCACCCTCTTTCTTGAGGAGATTGCCGAGCTGCCGCTCAACATCCAGGCAGGCCTGGTCAAGCGGCTTGAAGAACAATCCACCACCAGGATCGGCGGCAGCAGCCACCATCCCCTCGATATCCGCCTGATCTGTGCCACCCGGCATGACCTCAAGCTGCTGGCCGCCGAGGGCCGTTTCCGCAGGGATCTCCTCTACCGGATCAATATCGTGACGTTGCCGATACCGCCCCTGCGGGAGCGTCGTGAAGATATCCCCCTGCTGGCCTCCCACTTTGTTGAGCGTTTTGCCCCCACAAGGGAACAACAGATCCGGCTCACCCCCGGCCTGCTTGACGCCCTGCTCCTGCGCCCCTGGAGCGGCAACCTGCAGGAGTTGAGCAATCTGATCGAACAGCTCACCGTCCTGTATCCCGGTCAACGGATACGGGAACATCAGCTCCCTCCCCTTGAAGATGCCCCGCTGCATATCGGCAGCCAGTTTGAAAAGATTCAGGTGGGAATACCGTTGCGTGATGCGGTTGCAGATTTTGAAAGGCGCTATATCCTGCGGGTTCTGGAAAGTCTGGGTGGCCAGAAGGGCCGGGCTGCCGAAGTGCTGGGGATTTCCCGCAAGGTGCTCTGGGAAAAACTGAAGCGACAGGAACCGGAGCAGAGTGAGGATACAGCAAAAAGCGCTTGTTACGACATCGTAACAGACAGCTAG
- a CDS encoding ATP-binding protein: MTTRRFISIKTQFVLIAMLMVALSSTLWGVFAWKTERDLLYRNLESEGRQMLTSLSSPIINALVYEEMGVIEEGGLLDNFIEEIMKNSALKVVAAFVTDQNGKVLAHNQYTEYGKQYDDLLTRTAITEGRYQASLQRQPGQAAAMLNMAMPLHIYQKSWGALRVVVSTAPLEAQLQALARRIAATSLAFFLLGMAASYLIGRSMARPLQHLSGIMASVSTDNLLVELPPDRPDEIGRLQESFRTMLERLGQSEAERKRAVTQLVQSEKLATLGKIVAGVAHEVNNPLGAINASIYNLEQKSGNQLRNMEIIKQGVERIERIVRQLSDFSRTASLELQPLASDSFFSECAEFSRVALKRFDVELVTEDRCTPALMLQLDKGKIQQVLLNLLFNAAQASPLRGIIRLSAQFTPGYYQLEVEDQGSGIPAEAQRTVFDIFYTTKHAGEGTGIGLAICKSIVEMHGGTITFSSRPGKTVFTVSLPLTPTETGNELL, encoded by the coding sequence ATGACCACCCGCCGCTTTATCAGCATCAAGACCCAGTTTGTGCTGATTGCCATGCTGATGGTGGCACTGTCGTCAACCCTGTGGGGCGTTTTCGCCTGGAAGACCGAACGGGATCTGCTGTACAGGAACCTGGAAAGTGAAGGCCGCCAGATGCTGACCTCCCTTTCCTCACCAATCATCAATGCCCTGGTGTATGAAGAGATGGGGGTGATTGAGGAAGGCGGCCTGCTGGACAATTTTATTGAGGAGATCATGAAGAACAGCGCCCTCAAGGTGGTGGCTGCCTTCGTGACCGACCAGAACGGCAAGGTCCTGGCCCACAACCAGTATACCGAGTACGGCAAGCAGTACGATGATCTTCTGACCCGCACCGCTATCACGGAAGGGCGTTATCAGGCCTCGCTGCAAAGGCAGCCGGGGCAAGCCGCTGCCATGCTGAATATGGCCATGCCGCTGCATATCTACCAGAAGAGCTGGGGGGCCCTGCGGGTCGTGGTCTCCACCGCTCCGCTTGAGGCGCAACTCCAGGCGCTGGCCAGACGTATCGCTGCCACCTCGCTGGCCTTTTTTCTGTTGGGGATGGCAGCCTCGTACCTGATCGGCCGCAGCATGGCCCGCCCCCTGCAGCATTTGTCCGGGATAATGGCCTCGGTATCCACCGACAACCTGCTGGTTGAACTCCCGCCCGACCGTCCCGATGAAATCGGCAGGCTGCAGGAAAGCTTCCGCACCATGCTCGAACGCCTGGGTCAGAGTGAGGCAGAACGCAAGCGTGCGGTGACACAGCTGGTACAGAGCGAGAAGCTGGCCACCTTGGGCAAGATCGTGGCCGGTGTGGCCCATGAAGTAAACAACCCGTTGGGGGCCATCAACGCCTCCATCTACAACCTGGAGCAGAAAAGCGGCAACCAGCTGCGTAACATGGAAATAATCAAACAGGGCGTTGAGCGGATAGAGCGGATCGTGCGCCAGCTGAGCGACTTCAGCCGGACCGCCTCGCTGGAATTGCAGCCCCTTGCCAGCGACAGCTTCTTCAGTGAGTGTGCCGAATTCAGCCGTGTGGCGCTCAAGCGCTTTGATGTGGAGCTGGTGACCGAAGACCGCTGCACCCCGGCGCTCATGCTGCAGCTGGATAAAGGCAAGATCCAGCAGGTGCTGCTTAACCTGCTGTTTAACGCGGCCCAGGCCTCGCCCCTCAGAGGGATAATCCGCTTGTCGGCGCAGTTCACCCCCGGCTACTACCAGCTTGAGGTTGAGGACCAGGGCAGCGGCATCCCGGCCGAGGCGCAACGTACGGTGTTTGATATCTTTTATACCACCAAACATGCTGGCGAAGGGACCGGTATCGGGCTGGCCATCTGCAAGAGCATTGTTGAAATGCATGGCGGCACGATTACCTTCAGCAGCCGTCCGGGAAAAACCGTGTTTACGGTCAGCCTGCCCTTGACACCAACGGAGACCGGCAATGAACTCCTTTAA